Proteins encoded within one genomic window of Macrotis lagotis isolate mMagLag1 chromosome 3, bilby.v1.9.chrom.fasta, whole genome shotgun sequence:
- the LOC141519666 gene encoding olfactory receptor 4C11-like: MKNNVTEFILLGLTQDPVKKKIIFVIFLVFYSATVLGNLLIIVTIKTSPTLVAPMYFFLSHLSFADFCFSSNIAPRLLVDSLSKKQTISFDECMTQLVASHFFGCMEVLILVVMAYDRYVAICKPLYYTVIMKQKTCGNLVILALIGSFLHSFSQIFIALSLPFCGPNVIDHYLCDLQPLLKLACTNAYSIKLLVLFNSGVVCMVSFAILMSSYMLILYSLRNHSTEGKRKALSTCTTHIIVVIIFFVPCIFMYARPPINFPVDKLVSVFYTIGTPLLNPLIYTLRNAEVKTAMKKLWSKRTS, translated from the coding sequence atgaaaaacaacGTGACAGAATTTATTCTTCTTGGACTGACCCAAGATCCCGTGAAAAAGAagatcatatttgtcattttccttgttttctatTCTGCAACTGTTTTAGGAAACCTACTTATCATTGTGACCATCAAGACTAGTCCCACACTTGTGGCtcccatgtatttttttcttagccACCTGTCTTTTGCAGATTTCTGTTTCTCTAGTAATATAGCCCCCAGACTGCTTGTAGACAGCCTCTCTAAAAAACAGACTATCTCCTTTGATGAATGCATGACCCAATTAGTTGCATCACATTTCTTTGGATGTATGGAAGTTTTGATTCTTGTCGTCATGGCTTATGACCGCTATGTGGCCATCTGTAAGCCTCTCTATTACACAGTCATCATGAAGCAGAAGACATGTGGGAATTTAGTAATATTGGCCTTGATAGGGTCTTTTCTGCATTCTTTCAGCCAGATCTTCATTGCATTGAGTTTACCCTTCTGTGGTCCTAATGTGATTGATCATTATTTATGTGACTTACAGCCTTTGTTGAAATTGGCCTGCACTAATGCATACTCGATAAAATTATTGGTTCTTTTCAATAGTGGGGTCGTATGCATGGTGAGCTTTGCAATTCTAATGTCCTCCTATATGTTAATTCTTTATTCACTAAGAAATCATAGTACAGAAGGGAAGCGAAAAGCTTTGTCCACCTGTACCACTCACATCATTGTGGTCATTATATTCTTTGTCCCTTGTATTTTTATGTATGCTCGCCCCCCAATTAATTTTCCTGTGGATAAGTTGGTGTCTGTATTTTATACCATTGGGACACCTTTACTCAACCCATTGATCTATACACTGAGAAATGCAGAAGTAAAAACTGCTATGAAGAAGCTATGGAGTAAAAGAACAAGTTAG